A genomic region of Candidatus Coatesbacteria bacterium contains the following coding sequences:
- the glmM gene encoding phosphoglucosamine mutase encodes MYRRFTVSGARGVVGEGLEPRLALELSAALAELLDDGPVVVGRDSRTSGPVFRHAVLAALLGAGRRVIDIGVVTTPTTQLAVEWREAAGGIMITASHNPISWNGLKFIGPSGSFLTPERVEKMKTFLAEGTAPWVGHADIGVELRWDHAVEHHIDAVCDLVDTELIAAAGLEVAVDCCGGAGGVIIPDLLERLGVIHRDLGCRADGRFTRDPEPLAANIGELADLVAKSDSVLGLAFDSDVDRLALVGATGTPLGEERTLQLAALSVLEGADKPAGLEIACNLSTSRCLEDIAAAHGARVLRAPVGEVNVVELIRARGCPVGGEGNGGVIYPRLHLGRDAVMATALILEQLARTGKTPEQNLAPYPDYEIVKVKQPVPDPATLERAYEHLRGHFPDAERDERDGLRLAWKDRWLHLRPSGTEPVVRIFAEAPDRAAAEQLVEIGRALLNGDE; translated from the coding sequence ATGTACCGCCGTTTCACCGTTTCCGGCGCCCGCGGCGTCGTCGGCGAGGGTCTCGAGCCCCGGCTGGCCCTCGAGCTGAGCGCCGCCCTGGCCGAACTCCTCGACGACGGTCCCGTCGTCGTCGGCCGCGACAGCCGCACCAGCGGACCCGTCTTCCGTCACGCCGTGTTGGCCGCCCTGCTGGGCGCGGGACGGCGCGTCATCGACATCGGCGTGGTCACCACCCCGACCACCCAGTTGGCCGTCGAGTGGCGCGAGGCCGCCGGGGGGATCATGATCACCGCCAGCCACAACCCCATCAGCTGGAACGGCCTCAAGTTCATCGGCCCCTCGGGCAGCTTCCTGACCCCGGAGCGGGTCGAGAAGATGAAGACCTTCCTCGCCGAGGGGACCGCGCCCTGGGTCGGTCATGCCGACATCGGCGTCGAGCTGCGCTGGGACCACGCCGTCGAGCACCATATCGACGCCGTCTGCGACCTGGTCGACACCGAGCTGATCGCCGCCGCCGGCCTCGAGGTGGCCGTCGACTGCTGCGGCGGCGCCGGCGGGGTGATCATCCCCGACCTCCTCGAGCGCCTCGGCGTGATCCACCGCGACCTGGGCTGCCGGGCCGACGGCCGCTTCACCCGGGACCCCGAACCCCTGGCCGCCAACATCGGCGAGCTGGCCGACCTCGTCGCCAAGAGCGACTCCGTCCTCGGCCTGGCCTTCGATTCCGACGTCGACCGCCTGGCCCTCGTCGGCGCCACGGGAACACCGCTGGGCGAGGAGCGCACCCTGCAACTGGCCGCCCTGTCCGTCCTCGAGGGCGCCGACAAACCCGCCGGACTCGAGATCGCCTGCAACCTCTCCACCAGCCGCTGCCTCGAGGACATCGCCGCGGCCCACGGCGCCCGCGTCCTGCGCGCCCCCGTCGGCGAGGTCAACGTCGTCGAGCTGATCCGCGCCCGGGGCTGCCCCGTCGGCGGCGAGGGCAACGGCGGCGTCATCTACCCCCGGCTCCACCTGGGCCGCGACGCCGTGATGGCCACCGCCCTGATCCTCGAACAACTGGCCCGCACCGGCAAGACTCCGGAACAGAACCTGGCCCCCTACCCCGACTACGAGATCGTCAAGGTCAAGCAGCCCGTCCCCGATCCCGCGACCCTCGAGCGCGCCTACGAGCACCTGCGCGGCCACTTCCCCGACGCCGAACGCGACGAGCGCGACGGCCTGCGCCTGGCCTGGAAGGACCGCTGGCTCCACCTGCGCCCCTCGGGCACCGAGCCCGTGGTGCGCATCTTCGCCGAGGCCCCCGACCGCGCCGCCGCCGAGCAACTCGTCGAGATCGGCCGCGCCCTGCTCAACGGCGATGAGTAA
- a CDS encoding disulfide oxidoreductase, whose protein sequence is MEPITKDTTVAQAISRSERIAAELQTVAHGDCRECPASEDGTLELYALLHGLDIEELIVKLNALLD, encoded by the coding sequence GTGGAGCCGATCACCAAAGACACCACCGTAGCCCAGGCCATCTCGCGCTCCGAGCGCATCGCCGCCGAGCTGCAGACCGTGGCCCACGGCGACTGCCGGGAGTGTCCGGCCTCGGAGGACGGCACCCTCGAGCTTTACGCCCTGCTCCACGGCCTGGACATCGAGGAGCTGATCGTTAAGCTCAACGCCCTGTTGGATTAA
- the tsaA gene encoding tRNA (N6-threonylcarbamoyladenosine(37)-N6)-methyltransferase TrmO → MSNPEPLQVPVIGVCRTPYAARGEAPRQGRLRPEVEGRLEVFPDYAPALDQIERFSHLIVLFAFDRYPSAERSLTGRPPGAGITAGAFACCTPRRPSGLGLDVCRLLRREDRTLIVAGVDMLDGSPLVSIRPYLTSVHSFPEAAGGYPGLERERRRD, encoded by the coding sequence ATGAGTAACCCCGAACCCCTCCAGGTGCCCGTCATCGGCGTCTGCCGCACGCCCTACGCCGCGCGTGGCGAGGCCCCGCGCCAGGGCCGCCTGCGCCCCGAGGTCGAAGGCCGCCTCGAGGTCTTCCCCGACTACGCCCCCGCCCTGGACCAGATCGAGCGCTTCTCCCACCTCATCGTGCTGTTCGCCTTCGACCGCTACCCCTCCGCCGAGCGCAGCCTGACCGGCCGGCCCCCCGGCGCCGGGATCACCGCCGGGGCCTTCGCCTGCTGCACCCCGCGGCGCCCCTCCGGCCTGGGTCTCGACGTCTGCCGTCTACTGCGCCGCGAGGACCGCACCCTTATCGTCGCCGGCGTCGATATGCTCGACGGCAGCCCCCTGGTCTCCATCCGTCCCTACCTGACCAGCGTCCACAGCTTCCCCGAAGCCGCGGGGGGCTATCCCGGCCTGGAGCGGGAACGCCGGCGGGATTGA
- a CDS encoding DUF1858 domain-containing protein translates to MIIENVVKKFPKTIPVFMAHGLHCVGCHVANFETIEQGAAGHGITDLSKLMVDLNKAAEAAE, encoded by the coding sequence ATGATCATCGAGAACGTCGTCAAGAAGTTCCCCAAGACGATCCCCGTTTTCATGGCCCACGGCCTGCACTGCGTGGGCTGTCATGTGGCCAATTTCGAGACCATCGAGCAGGGCGCCGCCGGTCACGGCATCACCGACCTCAGCAAGCTGATGGTCGACCTCAACAAAGCCGCCGAGGCGGCGGAGTAG